From one Mobula hypostoma chromosome 28, sMobHyp1.1, whole genome shotgun sequence genomic stretch:
- the ssr4 gene encoding translocon-associated protein subunit delta isoform X2, producing MRSSPPKLSSSSKSPSPAKMVHRTLRSTQTLAASSFLSPAGKTWDATRYSGVVRGQDVGRYQVSWSAEHKLARSGTYEVKFFDEESYSALRKAQRNKEDYTAMKPLFAVSVDHRGAWSGPWVATEVVAAAIGLLVYYLAFSAKSNIQA from the exons ATGCGGTCATCTCCTCCGAAACTGTCTTCATCGTCGAAATCTCCCTCACCTGCAAAAATGGTGCACAG AACGTTGCGCTCTACGCAGACGTTGGCGGCAAGCAGTTTCCTGTCACCCGCGGGCAAGACGTGGGACGCTACCAGGTACAGTGGGGTGGTCCGCGGGCAAGACGTGGGACGCTACCAG GTCTCCTGGAGCGCCGAGCACAAGCTGGCCAGGTCCGGAACGTACGAGGTGAAGTTCTTCGACGAGGAGTCCTACAGCGCCCTGAGGAAA gcacagaggaacaaaGAGGACTACACTGCCATGAAGCCCCTGTTTGCTGTCAGTGTGGACCACCGA GGAGCCTGGAGCGGTCCCTGGGTCGCGACGGAGGtggttgctgctgccatcggactCCTGGTCTACTACCTGGCCTTCAGCGCCAAGAGCAACATCCAGGCTTGA
- the ssr4 gene encoding translocon-associated protein subunit delta isoform X1 yields the protein MEWWRRRVSVLAVLVAAVACLCAAETCTEPSIVPSYYTTSDAVISSETVFIVEISLTCKNGAQNVALYADVGGKQFPVTRGQDVGRYQVSWSAEHKLARSGTYEVKFFDEESYSALRKAQRNKEDYTAMKPLFAVSVDHRGAWSGPWVATEVVAAAIGLLVYYLAFSAKSNIQA from the exons ATGGAGTGGTGGCGGCGACGGGTCTCGGTGCTGGCGGTCCTCGTAGCGGCTGTCGCCTGCCTTTGTGCCG CGGAGACGTGCACTGAGCCCTCGATTGTCCCGTCTTATTACACGACGTCTGATGCGGTCATCTCCTCCGAAACTGTCTTCATCGTCGAAATCTCCCTCACCTGCAAAAATGGTGCACAG AACGTTGCGCTCTACGCAGACGTTGGCGGCAAGCAGTTTCCTGTCACCCGCGGGCAAGACGTGGGACGCTACCAG GTCTCCTGGAGCGCCGAGCACAAGCTGGCCAGGTCCGGAACGTACGAGGTGAAGTTCTTCGACGAGGAGTCCTACAGCGCCCTGAGGAAA gcacagaggaacaaaGAGGACTACACTGCCATGAAGCCCCTGTTTGCTGTCAGTGTGGACCACCGA GGAGCCTGGAGCGGTCCCTGGGTCGCGACGGAGGtggttgctgctgccatcggactCCTGGTCTACTACCTGGCCTTCAGCGCCAAGAGCAACATCCAGGCTTGA